GTCAAGCACGTTGGTCTTATACTCTTCCCTTCCCATTTTATCACCTCACTCACGTCTCAGTACCTCACCCTCGGGTCTATTAGAGCGTAGAGTATGTCCACGACGAGGTTGGTTATGAGGAATATCAGGGCGAAGACCATGGTTATCGCCACCACCGCCGGGAAGTCGAGGTTCCTGATGGACTCTATGACGTAGGAACCCATTCCAGGGAGGCCGAAGACGGTCTCCGTGATCGGGGTTCCACCGAGGAGGCCACCGAACTGGAGTCCGAGGACTGTGACTATTGGAACCATGGCGTTCTTGAGAGCGTGACGGTAGATGGCCCTCTTGGGGACGCCCTTCGCCTTAAGGAACGCGACGTAGTCGCTGCTTATGGCCTCGAGGAAGCTGTTCCTGACGAACCTCGCCAGGACGCCGGCTCCCATGAAGCCGAGCGTGAAGCCCGGAAGCCAGAGCCTGTGGAGGTGCTGGCCGAGGGTCTGGAAATCGCCCGTGATCAGGGCGTCTATTATCGGGATGTGGGTTATCTGGTGCTCCGGCGGGGCCGGGAAGCCCGCGAGGGTTATCCAGTGGACCTTAACGAAGAACACGAAGATGAGGAGGTAGCCCAACCAGAACACCGGCATGGAAACGCCGGTGAGGGCGAAGAACCTGATGACGGTATCCACCCAGGTGTTCCTCTTAAGGGCCGAGATTATACCCAGGGGTATCCCTATGATCAGTATGAAAAAGAACGCCATCAACGCCAGCTCAAACGTTACTGGAAACCTCTCGCTTATGTCGTCGAACACGTAGTTGGATGTCCTCGGGTCTATTATGTCATTCTTTGCCAGACCGCTTACTAGGAACCAGTATTGGTCGTACCAAGGCTCATCGAGGTGGTACTCCTTTCTGATCTGCTCCATGTACGCCTGGCTGGCCTTCTCACCACCGGCCCACGCTCTGGCAACGTCCGCGGGAATGACGTACGCTATCAAAAAGACTATGAGAGTGACTCCGATGAGGGTCGGTATGAAAGTGAGGAGCCTCCTTATCAGGAATTTCTTCAGGTTCGCCAATTCTATCCCCCCTGCGTCTTTTGGTCTTTTCTCCATGGACGGTCTCAAAAATCGGAGAGAAAAAAGAAAACTCAAAATCAGCTGACGGTTATCTCAAGGCTCTTGAATTCCGTGGCGCCGTAGAGGAACGGGCCAACCCAGTTGTCGGAGTCGAGGTAATCCGGGACCCAACCGACGATATAAACGTCGTACTCGCCGTGCTCGGTCTTGTCAAGGTAGGTCGGCCAGTTGTAGCTGTTGACGGTGACCTGGAAGCCGAGCTGGCTCCAGACGTTCTGGAGGAGGGTCATGATTTTCTCACGTGCCGCGTTGCCCTCGTTGTAGATGAGCTCTATCTTGTACTGGGTCGGGTCGACGCCGGCCTGGTTGAGAAGCTGCTTAGCCTTGGCAAGGTTGTAGTTGTACTTGATGATGCCCTCCTCGGTGTAGCCAGGCCACGGCTTCGGTATCGGTCCGTAGTTCATCTCGAGGAGTCCCTGGTAGACGATCTGCTTTATCTGATCGTATGGGACGGCGTAGGCAAGGGCCTCCCTGACTAGTGGATCGTTGAAGGGCTCCTTCTGGGTGTTGAAGACGAGGAAGGTCAATATCGGCTGGAGGATGTCGGTCTGGACAACTGAGTTGAACCCATCGAGGGTGAGACCCTTTACGGTGTCCATCTTCTCAGGCGGTATGACGACGACGTCTGCCGTTCCGGTCTTGAAGATGTTAATCCTCGCCATGGCGTCGCTGTTGATGATGTAGACGACCCTCTTGTGGCCCGGAGTTGCCGTAGCGTTCCAGTAGTACGGGTTGTACTCGAGGACGATATAGGCGTCCTTCTGGTAGTCTGCCACATAGAACGGACCTGTTCCAACAGGGTTGTTGTGCATGAGCTGGTGGGTCGGATCACTCTTGCCCTCGCTCAGGTAGTTCCACCAAGCGCTCGGGTTGTGGCCGTTGTCGCTGGCTGCGAGGGCCTCCTCATACTTGTCGCCGAGGAGGTACTCCATCGGGACGACGCTGAGGAACGGGTCGGCTAGTATTCCGAGAACAGGAGCGTAGGGCTGCGGCAGGACAAGCTTGAAGACTCCGGCGGTGTCCCCGCTGTAACCGAAGAACTGCTTGAGCTCGTCAAGGCTCTTGACCTCGGTGCTCTTGCCGCCGAACTCGGCGACGAGCGGGTGCTCCTTGAGGTACTGGTCAAACTCGTCCTCGGTGAGCGCGGCGGAGTTGTTGACATCCATGAAGCCGTCGACCATCCAGCTGACACTGTGACCGAGTCTCTCAACACGGAGGAAGGTGAAGGCAACGTCGGTGGCGTCGATCGGGTAGGTCTTGTCGTTCCACGGGTCGTAGGCCTTAACGCCGCCGCGGATTAGGAAGTACCACTCGGTGCCATCCTTGTTGTGGGCCCAGGCAACGGCGAGGTCCGGGCTGACGGTCTCGGTGTCCTCCTTCCAGTAGGTGACGAGGGTGTCACCGATCTCGTGCCAGATCTCCCATCCGAAGGTCTCGTAGGTCATGGCGGGGTCAAAGCTCTCCGGCCAGCCAATCGTGGCTATGGTGTAAGTCTCGGGGTCGTTGGTGTAGTCCTTGATACCGATCTTGACGGTCGGGGCGCTGGAGTCCTCGCTCAGGAGGTCGTAGCGCTCAGCAAGGGTCGGGTGGTAGTAGCGTCCCTTGACCCAGTCCCAGTAGACACGAAGCTGCCTGTTCTGGCCGAGGATAACCTCGGGCACGAGCTTGTTTCCGAGCATATAGAGGGCCTTAAAGAGCTCCGTCCTTATGGTCGGGTCAGTTTCACGCCTGGCGGCTATGATGAGGGCATCGACATGCTCATCGCGGAAGAAGGCCGGGTTAATGGCACCGAATCCCTGACCCTGTTCCATGAGGGTCTGGACGTCTGGGGTGTTGGCCTCGTCAACCTCGTACTCAATCTTTATGACCTTCCTGTCGGTGGGTACCTCAACGGTGGGGCTGGCCCCCTTAGGGCCAACGACTACGACGCTCTTATCGGTGACGATAACGTAGACGTTGTCCATCTCGAGTATTCCAGGTTTCACTTCCGCCGGGGTCTGGGTGGTCGTTTGGGTGGACGTGGCAGTTCCACCCGAGGATGTCGTGGTCTGGCCACCTGTCTGGCTCTCAGTGGTAGTCTGGCTCTGGGAAATTGTGGTGGTTTCGCCTCCGCCACTGATACAGCCGCTGGCAACAACCGAGAAAACTACCAAAAACACGACCAATAGGGCTATTGTAGGCTTTGCCTTCATTAATACTCACCCCTGTACATTAAGGGCATGTTTCATAAGGGCAGCGAAAGTAATAAACCTTTCGATGCCCCCCTGCGTCTAGTATGGACATTTTAACCGCACTATGGGTTACTTAAAGTCAGTAAATACCGGTATACTACTCCAAAGAACTTGAAAAAACTACGAAAAGCTTAAATGAGTTGAGAGGAAAGATAAAGATGTAAAGCCTTTCCGCGGTGGTGAAAAATGGTCAGGTCGTATGTTTTGTTGACCGTTGAGATTGGAAAAGTCGAGAGCGTTATAGAGGCTCTAAAGCAGATACCGGGTGTTACCAAGGCTGACGCCGTTACCGGCCCCTACGATGCAATAGTCCACATCGAGGCCAACGACCTCGGCGAACTCACCAGAAGAATACTCCACGACATACACAACATCGACGGCGTCATCGACACTACCACGGCTATAGTCGTGGAAATGGAAGAAGAGGAGTGATCACCTCTTTTTCTTCCCGGATTTGTGCTTCTTGCCTTTGGATTTAACCTGAGTTTTTCTGATTTCCCTGATCTTCTGGCCGAGCATCTTCAGCGATTTGCCCTTGGGGTGCTTGCTCTCTATCCGAAGCATACCCTTTAGCCTGTACTCCTCGTCGAGACCAGCCAGCCTCGGATTCATCTTCTCCGCGTCCACCTCGATGACCTTCATCCCGAGGGCCACGGCCGCGTCCGCTATCTCCTGAACTCCGGGAGAATCCACGGCGAATTCCTTGCCCACGGCCCTGCCGTAGCGTCTGCTGAGCCTGGCGTCGAGCTCGTTGGGCCACACCACGAACTTTCTCATCTTCTCACCTGACAAGGTTTAAAAGAACTGCCGTTAAAAACCCTTTTGGTGAGACGTATGGACACATCCACCCTCAAGAAGTACCTTCTCGGTAAGGCCAACAGGGGAGATTCCGTTCTCATAGAATACGAGTCCACCTACCCGGTTGAAGGGTTCTCCTGGGGCTTCCTGATACCCGCGCTGCTCGAGAGAAACGGCGTTGTAGTGGCCGACTTCTTCGGCGTGGGTGATCTGCTGTTCAGGAACTACATACGCAGGGTTTCCGGAAGGGAGTACTCACGCACCATCGAGCTTATGAGGAATATTAAGGTCGTTAAGATAGGTCCTGGCTCGGCCAGCTACGGTGGAGTCTTCGAAGAGATAACACCCACCTACGAGCCATCTACATTCCTGAAGAACTACCACACTATCATAAGCAAGATGAGCAGGCTGCCCTCCAAACCGGAGTATGTCGTCACCTTCGGCCTAGGACACTACATCCACTTTGGAGATGACGACGCCATCAGATCGTTGATAACTGCTGTCAGCACAATACCAACGGAGGACTGGGTGGGGGTTCACTTTATAAACGAGGGCGTCATGAGAAGGGAGCATCTAGCCATGCTTGAGGGGATATCCTCAATGGTCTTCCACGTCTCAGAGAGAGGTCTGAAAGTGAAGAAGGAAGGTGAGAGTATTGATCAGGGAGGGAGATAAGGTCCTGCTAATAGACAGGAGGGGCAAGCGCTACCTCGTAACGGTCTCCGACAGGGAGTTCCACACAGACCTGGGCATACTCAAGCTCGGGGAGCTTATAGGGAAGCCCTACGGATCCTCTATAACCAGCCACAAAGGGGAAGAGTTCAGGGTCATTAAGCCTGATATCAACGACATCATAGCCAAGATGAGGCGCGGGCCGCAGATCATCCACCCAAAGGACGCCGGCATAATAATCGCCTACGCGGGGATTTCGCCAGGAGACACGGTTATAGAGGCCGGCGTTGGCAGCGGCGCGCTCACAATTTTCCTGGCGAACATAGTGGGGCCGAGCGGAAGGGTAATCAGTTACGAAATCAGGGAAGACCACGCCGAGATAGCCCGGAAGAACGTCG
The sequence above is drawn from the Thermococcus pacificus genome and encodes:
- a CDS encoding Lrp/AsnC family transcriptional regulator, whose product is MVRSYVLLTVEIGKVESVIEALKQIPGVTKADAVTGPYDAIVHIEANDLGELTRRILHDIHNIDGVIDTTTAIVVEMEEEE
- a CDS encoding tRNA (adenine-N1)-methyltransferase; this encodes MIREGDKVLLIDRRGKRYLVTVSDREFHTDLGILKLGELIGKPYGSSITSHKGEEFRVIKPDINDIIAKMRRGPQIIHPKDAGIIIAYAGISPGDTVIEAGVGSGALTIFLANIVGPSGRVISYEIREDHAEIARKNVELAGFSDRVTIKLKDIYEGIDEERADHIVLDLPQPENVLPHAVEVLRPGGYFVAYTPCANQVHRFFQAFQEYREYFYRPRVVEVLVREQEIKKECMRPKTTMLAHTGYITFIRKL
- a CDS encoding ABC transporter substrate-binding protein gives rise to the protein MKAKPTIALLVVFLVVFSVVASGCISGGGETTTISQSQTTTESQTGGQTTTSSGGTATSTQTTTQTPAEVKPGILEMDNVYVIVTDKSVVVVGPKGASPTVEVPTDRKVIKIEYEVDEANTPDVQTLMEQGQGFGAINPAFFRDEHVDALIIAARRETDPTIRTELFKALYMLGNKLVPEVILGQNRQLRVYWDWVKGRYYHPTLAERYDLLSEDSSAPTVKIGIKDYTNDPETYTIATIGWPESFDPAMTYETFGWEIWHEIGDTLVTYWKEDTETVSPDLAVAWAHNKDGTEWYFLIRGGVKAYDPWNDKTYPIDATDVAFTFLRVERLGHSVSWMVDGFMDVNNSAALTEDEFDQYLKEHPLVAEFGGKSTEVKSLDELKQFFGYSGDTAGVFKLVLPQPYAPVLGILADPFLSVVPMEYLLGDKYEEALAASDNGHNPSAWWNYLSEGKSDPTHQLMHNNPVGTGPFYVADYQKDAYIVLEYNPYYWNATATPGHKRVVYIINSDAMARINIFKTGTADVVVIPPEKMDTVKGLTLDGFNSVVQTDILQPILTFLVFNTQKEPFNDPLVREALAYAVPYDQIKQIVYQGLLEMNYGPIPKPWPGYTEEGIIKYNYNLAKAKQLLNQAGVDPTQYKIELIYNEGNAAREKIMTLLQNVWSQLGFQVTVNSYNWPTYLDKTEHGEYDVYIVGWVPDYLDSDNWVGPFLYGATEFKSLEITVS
- a CDS encoding DUF257 family protein, which translates into the protein MDTSTLKKYLLGKANRGDSVLIEYESTYPVEGFSWGFLIPALLERNGVVVADFFGVGDLLFRNYIRRVSGREYSRTIELMRNIKVVKIGPGSASYGGVFEEITPTYEPSTFLKNYHTIISKMSRLPSKPEYVVTFGLGHYIHFGDDDAIRSLITAVSTIPTEDWVGVHFINEGVMRREHLAMLEGISSMVFHVSERGLKVKKEGESIDQGGR
- a CDS encoding signal recognition particle protein Srp19, with the translated sequence MRKFVVWPNELDARLSRRYGRAVGKEFAVDSPGVQEIADAAVALGMKVIEVDAEKMNPRLAGLDEEYRLKGMLRIESKHPKGKSLKMLGQKIREIRKTQVKSKGKKHKSGKKKR
- a CDS encoding ABC transporter permease encodes the protein MANLKKFLIRRLLTFIPTLIGVTLIVFLIAYVIPADVARAWAGGEKASQAYMEQIRKEYHLDEPWYDQYWFLVSGLAKNDIIDPRTSNYVFDDISERFPVTFELALMAFFFILIIGIPLGIISALKRNTWVDTVIRFFALTGVSMPVFWLGYLLIFVFFVKVHWITLAGFPAPPEHQITHIPIIDALITGDFQTLGQHLHRLWLPGFTLGFMGAGVLARFVRNSFLEAISSDYVAFLKAKGVPKRAIYRHALKNAMVPIVTVLGLQFGGLLGGTPITETVFGLPGMGSYVIESIRNLDFPAVVAITMVFALIFLITNLVVDILYALIDPRVRY